The genomic segment ACCTGAAGACGCTGGAAAACCGCGATTACAGCCTCGTGCACGGCATGATTCCCCTGGGCAGCTGCACGATGAAGCTCAACGCCACCGCCGAGATGATCCCGGTGACGTGGCCCGAGTTTGGGCAGCTCCACCCGTTCGCGCCCGAGGGGCAGACCGAAGGCTACGCGCAGATGCTCGCTGAGTTGGAAGCGTGGCTGGCCGACATCACCGGGTACGACGCGGTGAGCCTCCAGCCCAACAGCGGGGCGCAGGGCGAGTACGCGGGCCTGCTTGCCATCCGCAAGTACCACGAGAGCCGGGGGGAAGCGCACCGCAGCGTCTGCCTGATCCCCGCGAGCGCCCACGGCACCAACCCCGCGAGCGCCGCCATGCTGGGCATGCAGGTCGTGGTCGTGAAGACCGACGAGAGCGGCAACATCGACCTGGCCGACCTGCGGGCCAAGGCGGAGGCGCACAGCGACAAGCTCGGCGCCCTGATGATCACCTACCCCAGCACCCACGGCGTCTACGAGGAACACGTCACCGAGGTGTGCGAAATCGTGCACGCACACGGCGGGCAGGTCTACCTCGACGGGGCGAACATGAACGCGATGGTGGGCGTCGCCAAGCCGGGGCTGATCGGGTCGGACGTGTCGCACCTCAACCTGCACAAGACCTTCGCCATCCCCCACGGCGGCGGCGGGCCGGGCATGGGGCCGATTGGCGTCAAGGCGCACCTCGCGCCCTTCCTCCCCAACCACGCGGTCCGCGCGACGAGCGAGAGCCGCACCGGGGCCGTCAGCGCCGCGCCCTACGGCAGCGCGAGCATCCTGCCCATCTCGTACCTCTACATCCGGATGCTGGGGCCGGAGGGTCTGAAGAAGGCCACCCAGGTCGCGCTGCTGAACGCCAACTACATCGCCAAGCGATTGGGCGGCGCCTTCCCGGTGCTGTACACCGGCCGCAACAGCCGGGTGGCGCACGAGTGCATCCTCGACATTCGCCCCCTCAAGCAGGCCAGCGGCATCACGGAAGAAGACATCGCCAAGCGGCTGATGGACTACGGCTTCCACGCCCCCACCATGAGCTTCCCGGTGCCCGGCACCCTGATGATCGAGCCCACCGAGAGCGAGCCGAAGGAAGAACTCGACCGCTTCATCGACGCGATGCTGCATATCCGCCGTGAGATTCAGGAGGTCGAAGACGGCCTGCTGGCGGCCGAGGACAGCCCGCTGCGCCACGCGCCGCACACGCAGGACGACCTGATGGTTGACGAGTGGAACCGGGCCTACAGCCGCGAGACGGCCGCCTTCCCCAGCCGCGCCCAGCGGGCCTGGAAGTACTGGCCCGCCGTGAACCGGGTGGACAACGTGTACGGCGACCGCAACTTCGTGTGCTCGTGCCCACCCATCGAGGATTACGCGGACTTCGAGTTCAGCGGCTGAGCTGAGGGTCTGGAGGAGGCGCAGTTGACCACTGCGCCTCCTCCTCTTTGTCTCGGCCATGCAGCCTCTTGAGCTGAGTCTCAACCCAGGCGTCACCGGGCCGCCGACAATGCACCAACCCCAAGGAGGTGCGCCCATGACCGACGACCGCCGAAACAGCGACAACCCACCTGTGGATACCAGCCAGTCCCCTGGCGAGGGCGGTCACAGGACCCTGAACGAGCCGGGCAACACTGCCGCACCCAGCCTCGACCCCACCTTGGGCACCTCGCGTACGGGTGGCATGGGGGGGAGGGCGGGGACGGCCGACCTGAGAGTCAACCCGGTCCCAGAGCCACAAGACATCTGAAGCTTCACCCCTGAAGGAGGAGGCCCCGCGCCTTCCTATTCTGTTGTGGCTGTACCCAGGCATAGGAAATTCTCAGCAAAACACTGAACCCTCTATGAAGACGCTGAGATGCGGTTCAGGTGCATGAAGATGAGGAAGGTGTGACACAATACACTGACCAACGGGGCGGCCTCACCTGAGGACGGCGGCCCCACCGCTCAAGGAGACCTCATGAAAAAGACCTTGCTCTCGACCAGCCTCCTGATGGCGCTCGGCACGGCCCTCGCCGGTGGCAGCGGCTCCGCGCCCACCACCACGACGCCGCTGACTCCCGTGACCCCGCAGGTCACGCCGGTGACCCAGACGCCCGTCGTGGCCTGCACGCCGGGCACGTGGGCACGCGCCGCCATCGAACTCGTGACCCAGCGGGGCCTCTTCATCGGCTACCCTGACGGTCAATTTGACTGGTGCCAGGCGGCCACCCGCCAGGAGGTCGCGCAGGTGCTGGCCCGCCTGATCGCGCAGCTCCCGGCCAACCAGACCACCTTCAACCCTGCCGAACTCCAGACCCTGCGCCAGGGCCTGCAAGAAGCCCTGACCGGCCTGGAGCAGCTGCGCGCCCAGGTGGCCGCCCAGAACACCGCCATCGAGGAACTGCGCGCCCAGATCGCCGAGCTGCAGGCGGCCATCGCCAACCTGCCCGCGGGCGGGGTGGGCGCGGCCGGGGCCACCGGTCCCCAGGGGCCTGCTGGTCCTCAGGGTCCCCAGGGTGAGACGGGCGCGACCGGGCCGCAGGGTCCGGCGGGCGCTCAGGGACCGGCCGGTCCGGCAGGGCCTCAGGGTCCCCAGGGCGAGACCGGGCCGCAGGGTCCCGCCGGTCCCCAGGGGGCGTCCTATGTGCCCCCCGTCGAGCCGCTGCGCTACGGCAACTACATCGGGGTGTCGTACTACAACATCCTCCAGCAAAACGTGGGGTCGATGGTTCGCGTCATGGTCGGCAACGACGCCCTGATCGGCAGCCTGGGCCTGCGCGTGACCGGCGACTTCCGCGTGCGCGGCGAGACCCCCGGCAACAGCATCAGCGCCATTGCCACCTACCGCGGCACCTTCAACCGCGCCGACGGCATCCTGGGCGCGGGCGGCGGCTACAACCTGGAGCGTCAGTCGACCTTTGGCGAGCTGCTCGTGGGCGTCGACTACCGCATCATCGACCGCGTGGCCCTCTTCGGGGAAGCCCGGCAGCAGTTCTACTTCGACGGCTCCAACACCACCAACAGCTCCATCGCGGCCGGGGTCAAGTTCCGCTTCTAAGCGGCCCTTCTCCTGCCACCCCCGTGGAACCCCTGACCGGGTTCCATTTTTGTTGTGCCGCGCGTGGCCCCGTCACTCCTCGCCCACCACAGGCCGAATCCGCCACGCCTGACGGGCCAGCACCCCTGAGAGCAGCAAGCCCCCCACGTGCCATAGCGGAAGCTGCCCGGCGAACACAAAGGCAATGTCTGCCAGCACCAGCAGCCCAGCCAAGCCTAAACCGACAAGCGGTACCCGGCTCTCGTGGGGGGTGGTGTACATCGCCGCGCGGGGCTGGGGGTCGTGCATGGCGTCGCGGGCCTCGGCGTAGCGGATCAGGGTGAGGACCCCGTACACCAGCAGCAGGCCCGAGAGCAGCAGAAGGGCCAGGCCCGGATACCGCCCACTGCCCGCGTAGTCCAGCGCCCCCAGCGTGAAGTGCCACAGCGAGGTCAGGATCGCCAGCAGGGCCAGGCCCAGCGTGGCGGGCGTGCTGTAGGTGGGGGGTGCACCGAGCGGAGGCATGGGAGGGGCTTCACCTTACCCCCAGGCCTCCTCCCCGACCGTGCGCGGGCAACCAAGGCCAAGATCAGGGACCCCCAACGCCCCCCAACGGGGGGGAAGGCCCAAAAAGGCGTGCGGCACGCCTCCGCCGGGATTGTGCAGAAAAACCACGTCTACAACACCCTTTTTCGTGCTTGGCAGAGAGGCGTCGGTGGGCGTACACTGGCGCTCTACCGCCGTGGTTCACGGCGAGGACAGGGGGGTGAAGGAACACATGGGCACCAAGGAAGACGTGCGTGCGCGGCTGAACATCGCGGACGTCATCGGGGAACATGTGCGCCTCTCCCCCGCCGGAAAGGGCCGCCTCAAGGGGTTGTGCCCTTTCCACAAGGAGAAGAGTCCCAGCTTTCAGGTCGACACCGAACAGGGCTACTTCTACTGCTTCGGGTGCAAGGCGGGCGGGGACGTCTTCGCCTTCGTGCAGCGGGTCGAGAACCTGAGCTTTGGAGACGCGCTGCGGCAACTCGCCGAGAAGGCCGGGATTCAGGTCGAGGCCCGCTACGGCGAACGCAGCAGCCGCGACCTGTACGACGTGAACGCCTTCGCGCTGGAGTACTTCCGCGAGCATCTGCCCGGTCCCGCGCTGGACTACCTGCGGCGCCGGGGGCTGACCGACGCGACCATCGGGGCCTTCGAACTGGGCTACGCTCCCGACTCCTGGGACGGCCTGCTCAAGCGGGCGCGGGCACGAAACCTGACCGAGCGGCAACTGCTCGAAGCCGGACTGCTGACCGAGAACCCCGAGTCGGGACGGGTCTACGACCGCTTCCGGGGCCGGGTGATGTTCCCCATCCGCGACCACCTCGGCCGCCTGGTGGGCTTCGGGGGCCGGGTGCTGGACGACAGCAAACCCAAGTACCTCAACACGCCCGAGACCGAGGCCTTCCACAAGGGCGAGTTGCTCTACGGCCTCGACAAGGCGCGGTCCACCCTCAAGGACGGGGGCGAGCTGATCGTCGTCGAGGGGTACATGGACGTGATCACCCTGCACCAGCACGGCTTTACCGGAGCGGTCGCCAGTCTGGGCACGGCGCTGACGGCAGAGCACGCGGCGCTGCTGGAGCGGCTGGGCGCCTCCAGCCTCGCCCTGATGTTCGACCGCGACGAGGCCGGACTCAAGGCCACCCTCTCGGGGCTGGATCAGGTGCTGGGGGCCAAGTTCCGGGTGCGGGCGACGAGTGTGCCCAGCGGCAAGGACCCCGCCGACGCCCTGCTGGCCGGGGACGAGGCGGGCATCCGCGAGGCGCTCGCGGGCGGGCTGGACGAGGTGCGCTTCCGGGTGCAGGCTGCCGTGGAGGCGCACGGGGTGGACACCACCGAGGGCAAGCGCCGGGTGCTGATGGCGCTGTTGCCACGGATGCAGAACCTCGATCCGCTGGATGAAGGCGCCGAGCGGATGCGGACCCTGGCGTGTGAGTTGCTGGGCATTCGCCCGGAGGCGCTGCTGGAATGGATCGGCAGCAAGGCGCGGCGGCGCACCCTGACCGACACCCACCTCGCGGGCATGAGCACCGCCCGCGCGGAGGAAGGCCGCGAACTCGCCCTGCTGCGGCAACTGCTGGTCGATCCCTCCCTCCTCGCCAAGCTCGACGGCACGACCCCCTGGCGCAACGAATCTGTCCGCAAGGTCATGCTGGCCGCGCAGGGTGCCCAGAGTCCCGACGACATTCTGGAGGTCTTCCGGGGCCAGCCCGAGGAGCAGC from the Deinococcus sp. NW-56 genome contains:
- a CDS encoding autotransporter outer membrane beta-barrel domain-containing protein, whose product is MKKTLLSTSLLMALGTALAGGSGSAPTTTTPLTPVTPQVTPVTQTPVVACTPGTWARAAIELVTQRGLFIGYPDGQFDWCQAATRQEVAQVLARLIAQLPANQTTFNPAELQTLRQGLQEALTGLEQLRAQVAAQNTAIEELRAQIAELQAAIANLPAGGVGAAGATGPQGPAGPQGPQGETGATGPQGPAGAQGPAGPAGPQGPQGETGPQGPAGPQGASYVPPVEPLRYGNYIGVSYYNILQQNVGSMVRVMVGNDALIGSLGLRVTGDFRVRGETPGNSISAIATYRGTFNRADGILGAGGGYNLERQSTFGELLVGVDYRIIDRVALFGEARQQFYFDGSNTTNSSIAAGVKFRF
- the dnaG gene encoding DNA primase, yielding MGTKEDVRARLNIADVIGEHVRLSPAGKGRLKGLCPFHKEKSPSFQVDTEQGYFYCFGCKAGGDVFAFVQRVENLSFGDALRQLAEKAGIQVEARYGERSSRDLYDVNAFALEYFREHLPGPALDYLRRRGLTDATIGAFELGYAPDSWDGLLKRARARNLTERQLLEAGLLTENPESGRVYDRFRGRVMFPIRDHLGRLVGFGGRVLDDSKPKYLNTPETEAFHKGELLYGLDKARSTLKDGGELIVVEGYMDVITLHQHGFTGAVASLGTALTAEHAALLERLGASSLALMFDRDEAGLKATLSGLDQVLGAKFRVRATSVPSGKDPADALLAGDEAGIREALAGGLDEVRFRVQAAVEAHGVDTTEGKRRVLMALLPRMQNLDPLDEGAERMRTLACELLGIRPEALLEWIGSKARRRTLTDTHLAGMSTARAEEGRELALLRQLLVDPSLLAKLDGTTPWRNESVRKVMLAAQGAQSPDDILEVFRGQPEEQLLIRLMFESRDPGAHSRATSELYEQKVAAYAAAAVDDIQVGLSIDSLRAEVDLLKRQMAAAAPGEQLTYLRQIQELQRAIEAEKRARRSGA